Proteins co-encoded in one Streptomyces sp. NBC_01283 genomic window:
- a CDS encoding MbtH family protein, with protein sequence MNGTDDTDDTDDEECTMTNPFDAPDAAYRVLVNEEQQHSLWPRDVPAPGGWSPVFGPDTRDACVDYVDTHWSDMRPASIRTAG encoded by the coding sequence GTGAACGGCACCGACGACACCGACGACACCGACGACGAGGAGTGCACGATGACGAACCCGTTCGACGCCCCCGACGCCGCATACCGGGTGCTGGTCAACGAAGAGCAGCAGCACAGTCTCTGGCCCCGGGACGTGCCCGCGCCGGGCGGGTGGTCGCCGGTGTTCGGGCCCGACACCCGGGACGCCTGCGTCGACTACGTGGACACCCACTGGAGCGACATGCGTCCGGCCTCGATACGGACAGCCGGATGA
- a CDS encoding cytochrome P450, protein MSETTLVVTNGLPTLRERPLDPPHALRAQGPIGRMTFPDGYEGWLVTGYQQGRQILADKRFSSAASHKHLAFPSDRPSDLEADIPGLFEHMDPPDHTRFRRRLAGQFTLRRMRQLAARIEEITAHYGDAMLRKGPPADLVTDYAVPVSSQVICELLGVPVADRERFVADSEDLLRLDIAPQQAQAALKSLVDLTGELLMRKKAEPADDVLSVLVSGDDITVEESIGATLLLLVAGHETTASMLSLGTYALLNNPDQMALLRADESLVESAVEELLRFLTIVHVGVQRTPTEDVEIDGVTLRKGETVLIHLPSANRDPGQFTDPDRLDVTRGGHSHLTFSHGIHQCLGQQLARLELRIGYTALLRRFPDLRLAGDPQEIPMRSDMAVYGVHRLPVTW, encoded by the coding sequence ATGTCTGAGACCACACTTGTCGTCACGAACGGGCTGCCGACGCTCCGGGAGCGGCCCCTGGACCCACCCCACGCGCTGCGCGCACAGGGCCCGATCGGCCGGATGACCTTCCCCGACGGATACGAGGGCTGGCTCGTCACCGGATATCAGCAGGGCCGGCAGATCCTGGCCGACAAGCGGTTCAGCTCGGCCGCCTCACACAAGCACCTGGCGTTCCCCTCCGACCGTCCTTCGGACCTGGAGGCGGACATACCCGGTCTGTTCGAGCACATGGACCCGCCGGACCACACCCGGTTCCGCAGGCGCCTGGCCGGCCAGTTCACCCTGCGCCGGATGCGCCAGCTCGCCGCCCGGATCGAGGAGATCACCGCGCACTACGGCGACGCGATGCTGCGCAAGGGGCCGCCCGCGGATCTGGTCACGGACTACGCGGTGCCGGTGTCCTCCCAGGTGATCTGCGAACTCCTCGGGGTCCCGGTCGCCGACCGGGAGCGGTTCGTCGCCGACTCGGAAGACCTGCTGCGCCTGGACATCGCCCCGCAGCAGGCCCAGGCCGCGCTGAAGAGCCTCGTCGACCTCACCGGTGAACTGCTCATGCGCAAGAAGGCCGAACCGGCCGACGACGTGCTCAGCGTGCTGGTGTCCGGCGACGACATCACCGTGGAGGAGTCCATCGGAGCCACCCTGCTGCTCCTGGTCGCCGGGCACGAGACCACGGCCAGCATGCTCTCGCTCGGCACGTACGCACTGCTCAACAACCCTGACCAGATGGCGCTGCTGCGCGCGGACGAATCACTGGTCGAGAGCGCGGTCGAGGAACTGCTGCGCTTTTTGACCATCGTCCACGTGGGCGTACAGCGCACCCCGACCGAGGACGTGGAGATCGACGGGGTGACCCTGCGCAAGGGGGAGACGGTGCTGATCCACCTTCCCAGCGCCAACCGCGACCCGGGCCAGTTCACCGACCCCGACCGTCTCGACGTCACACGAGGTGGCCACAGCCACCTCACCTTCAGCCACGGCATCCACCAGTGCCTGGGGCAGCAACTGGCCCGCCTGGAGCTGCGCATCGGCTACACCGCCCTGCTGCGGCGCTTCCCCGACCTGCGCTTGGCCGGGGACCCGCAGGAGATCCCGATGCGATCCGACATGGCCGTCTACGGCGTGCACCGGCTGCCGGTGACGTGGTGA